From Candidatus Neomarinimicrobiota bacterium, the proteins below share one genomic window:
- a CDS encoding DUF4857 domain-containing protein: MIVRISRYTLILVAVVVMAIYLPDFYWLFFDVKTPSPYVSFSPVDSMFIMYRREDNDLVFRDEEGNTYTRDEYEAKLPFFYYMQLISDGRMPESIHGIELDVNEIKKNRNMHRLRSYQLDIPQIPLYPLLESESGRVRLEFPDEYFRITDEGMEFVNSISREVDQDMSALFTRALKEKGFEFPAKKIFTNPTTRKAFDEGCFVVDSKDDLYHIKKAKGQPVVANTHFPKDIRIRHMMVSENTLREYYGTIISEDDRIYFLTYDNYKLIELPTKGAYDSGKATLLITTDLFFRQVTLDKEDGIDVFVTDRDYNLIDEYHESWKTREEYPQGKVARAIFPFSVSLNDGSSTYVGLYTDWHFPLAWIGNIIALLIFAFFLKKEDRKLKKSIPELLLVAVTGLYGLIACMVYIYVPLWRSERK, encoded by the coding sequence ATGATTGTTCGTATCAGCCGCTATACATTAATACTCGTTGCCGTTGTGGTGATGGCTATCTACCTTCCCGATTTTTACTGGTTGTTCTTTGATGTGAAAACACCGTCACCCTATGTCTCTTTCTCACCGGTGGATTCCATGTTCATTATGTACCGCCGGGAGGATAACGATTTGGTGTTCCGGGATGAAGAAGGCAATACCTATACCCGCGATGAATATGAAGCAAAACTGCCCTTTTTCTACTATATGCAGTTGATCTCCGACGGGAGAATGCCCGAATCCATCCACGGAATCGAACTGGATGTGAATGAAATTAAAAAGAACCGGAATATGCATCGGCTCAGATCCTATCAGCTGGATATTCCCCAGATTCCCCTCTATCCTCTTCTGGAATCTGAATCCGGCCGGGTACGGCTCGAATTTCCCGATGAATATTTCCGGATCACCGATGAGGGGATGGAATTTGTCAACAGTATCAGCCGGGAAGTGGATCAAGACATGAGTGCCCTGTTTACCCGGGCCCTGAAAGAAAAAGGGTTTGAATTTCCGGCAAAAAAAATATTCACAAATCCCACAACCCGGAAGGCATTTGACGAAGGGTGCTTTGTGGTGGATTCGAAGGACGACCTGTACCACATTAAAAAAGCAAAGGGCCAGCCTGTTGTTGCCAACACACATTTCCCCAAAGATATCAGGATCCGACACATGATGGTCTCTGAAAACACTCTCAGGGAATATTACGGAACCATTATCTCTGAGGATGACCGGATTTATTTCTTAACCTATGACAACTATAAGCTGATAGAATTGCCTACGAAAGGCGCTTATGACAGCGGGAAAGCCACTCTTCTGATTACAACCGATCTCTTTTTCCGCCAGGTGACCCTGGATAAGGAAGATGGTATCGATGTTTTCGTCACGGACCGGGATTATAACCTGATTGATGAGTATCATGAATCGTGGAAGACCCGGGAAGAGTATCCCCAGGGTAAAGTTGCCCGGGCGATCTTTCCCTTTTCTGTTTCCCTCAATGATGGTTCTTCTACCTATGTCGGACTTTATACGGACTGGCATTTTCCTCTTGCCTGGATCGGGAATATCATTGCCTTGCTCATCTTTGCCTTTTTCCTGAAAAAAGAAGATCGTAAACTGAAAAAGTCCATACCGGAACTGTTGCTTGTAGCCGTAACGGGTTTGTATGGACTGATTGCCTGCATGGTCTATATTTATGTGCCCCTGTGGCGCTCGGAAAGGAAATGA
- a CDS encoding ABC transporter ATP-binding protein: protein MEYAVECRNLTHYYGAKKVYENMSFNIKTGSILGLLGKNGTGKTTTINILNGFLEPKAGECFILGENSQYLSPETKSKVGFLLEGHIQYDFMNIYQIEKFYSQFYPQWKKEPYYELMSKLKITDKQKISTMSCGQQSQVALGLILAQDPDLMIMDDFSMGLDPGYRRLFVEFLAEYGKAENKTIFVTSHIIQDMERLIDDVVIMGYEGVLHSSSMDYFMNHFRQYDFQVKDGPVDLTKDDVITNYDRVKNHASVYSFKSPEDVKKYLKDKGIAYDNFREVPMTLEDAFIGITGKY, encoded by the coding sequence ATGGAATACGCTGTAGAATGTAGAAATCTCACACACTATTACGGAGCCAAGAAGGTCTACGAGAACATGAGTTTTAATATTAAGACCGGTTCAATATTGGGGCTTCTTGGTAAGAATGGAACGGGTAAAACCACCACCATCAACATTTTGAACGGGTTTCTGGAACCGAAAGCCGGAGAATGCTTTATCCTGGGTGAAAACTCCCAGTATCTGAGTCCTGAAACCAAATCAAAAGTAGGATTTCTTCTGGAGGGACATATTCAGTATGATTTTATGAATATCTACCAGATTGAGAAATTCTATTCACAGTTCTATCCCCAGTGGAAAAAAGAGCCCTATTATGAGCTCATGAGCAAACTCAAAATCACGGACAAGCAGAAAATATCCACCATGAGTTGCGGTCAGCAAAGCCAGGTTGCCTTAGGGCTCATTCTGGCACAGGATCCGGATTTGATGATCATGGATGACTTCTCCATGGGACTTGATCCGGGATACCGGCGTCTTTTTGTTGAATTCCTGGCAGAATATGGCAAAGCGGAAAACAAAACGATTTTTGTCACGTCCCACATCATTCAGGATATGGAACGCCTGATTGATGATGTGGTGATCATGGGATACGAGGGAGTTTTACACTCCTCTTCAATGGATTACTTCATGAACCATTTCCGCCAGTATGATTTTCAGGTGAAAGACGGTCCCGTGGATTTGACCAAAGATGATGTGATCACCAATTACGATCGGGTGAAGAATCATGCGTCTGTCTATTCATTTAAATCCCCGGAAGACGTGAAAAAATACCTGAAAGACAAAGGTATCGCTTACGATAATTTCAGAGAAGTCCCCATGACACTGGAAGATGCCTTTATCGGTATAACCGGGAAGTATTAG
- a CDS encoding insulinase family protein: protein MKHKHIAWILILITAGLLVSCADKSAVKDPEQIPLDAPIPVDSKILKGTLDNGMTYYIREHEEPENRAELRLVVNAGAILEDDSQKGFAHLLEHLHFNGMADYPHNSLIDTLERIGIRFGYDLNAYTSFDETVYILEVPTDSLHLLKMGVNILENWAYKLSFDSLEVEKEKGVVIEEFRSGRSARSRMFDEHIKVLFKGSKYADRLTIGDTLVIRKAPHSEIKRYYHEWYRPDLMAVVAVGDFEADSMLTWLRDTFEPFKGPDNPRERELFQVPENQEPLYSICTDKEATVERASIYYKKKPIVNETAADYRQTLIENLYFRMLNARLAEINREPGAPFVRASSGKGSFVRTVDVFGLNVIAKPGRLLESIETILTEAERARRHGFLESELERAKKQLLTGYKRSYTERENRDSEAIASEYIRNFLSGESIPGIEWEYKLAQQEIPGIGLEEVMAVSEGLMTDENRIVLVEMPEKEGLPIPTKEEINTIFEKVAASQIEPYIETVLTEPLIAELPEPGEIVGEKEYPSVGVTEWTLSNGAKVVLKPTDFKADEIEFAAVSPGGWSLAPTEDLVSAKIGAQLIQQSGLGAYNATDLQKKLAGKNVKVNPYIAILSEGMRGNSTVSDSKTLFEMIYSYFVQPRADSSAFNTLVEQYRARLYNAAADPESVYYDSVMAIMYDHHPRREPMSLEDLDKMDMKTAVDFYKDRYADAGDFTFVFVGSFTLDEIRPLVEQYLATLPALNREENWRDEGVRFAEGPLKKEIYRGEEDKSINFMLLHSPFEYSPAEEFYITAMKDVVKARLREVIREESSGTYGVSVRGNISRLPVEETSVQFYFTCEPARVEELTDKLVDELERIKAGELDPVAVEKVREIAVRQRENNLKQNRYWLNELKNIYFYGDSPEILLAVDDYIQNLSKDIVVEKARTYLDTDEYIQVVLYPQK, encoded by the coding sequence ATGAAGCACAAACACATTGCATGGATACTCATACTTATCACTGCAGGACTCCTGGTTTCCTGTGCCGATAAATCCGCTGTTAAAGATCCGGAGCAGATTCCCCTGGATGCTCCCATCCCTGTTGATTCAAAAATCTTAAAGGGGACCCTGGATAATGGTATGACATACTATATCCGGGAGCATGAAGAGCCGGAAAACAGGGCGGAATTGCGCCTGGTGGTAAATGCCGGGGCAATCCTTGAGGATGATTCCCAGAAAGGATTTGCCCATTTACTGGAACATCTCCATTTCAACGGGATGGCCGATTATCCCCACAACTCCCTGATCGACACCCTGGAACGCATTGGTATCCGCTTTGGGTATGATCTGAATGCCTATACCAGTTTTGATGAAACCGTGTATATCCTGGAGGTTCCCACGGATTCCCTGCACCTGTTGAAAATGGGTGTTAATATCCTTGAAAACTGGGCTTACAAACTTTCATTTGATTCCCTTGAAGTGGAAAAAGAAAAGGGCGTGGTCATTGAAGAATTCCGCTCCGGGCGATCTGCCAGGTCACGGATGTTTGATGAGCATATCAAGGTTTTGTTCAAGGGATCCAAATATGCAGACCGGCTGACCATTGGTGATACACTCGTCATCCGCAAAGCCCCCCATTCGGAAATCAAGCGCTATTACCATGAGTGGTACCGGCCGGATCTTATGGCTGTGGTAGCCGTGGGAGATTTTGAAGCAGATTCAATGCTGACATGGCTCCGGGATACATTTGAACCTTTTAAAGGACCGGATAATCCCCGGGAGAGGGAACTGTTTCAGGTCCCGGAGAATCAAGAGCCGCTGTATTCCATTTGTACGGATAAAGAGGCCACGGTAGAGCGGGCCAGCATCTATTATAAGAAAAAACCCATCGTGAATGAAACAGCGGCCGATTACAGGCAGACGCTGATTGAGAACCTCTATTTCCGCATGCTGAATGCCCGGCTGGCTGAAATCAACCGGGAGCCCGGTGCACCTTTTGTCCGGGCCAGTAGCGGCAAGGGAAGTTTTGTGCGAACCGTGGACGTTTTCGGTCTGAATGTGATCGCCAAACCCGGGCGGCTCCTGGAAAGTATCGAAACCATTCTGACCGAGGCGGAGCGGGCCCGGCGGCATGGATTTCTTGAATCAGAGCTGGAACGGGCAAAAAAACAACTGTTAACGGGCTATAAACGCAGTTATACAGAGCGGGAAAACCGGGATTCAGAAGCCATTGCTTCTGAGTATATCCGGAATTTCCTCAGTGGTGAAAGTATTCCTGGAATTGAATGGGAATATAAACTGGCTCAGCAGGAAATTCCCGGCATCGGTCTGGAGGAAGTCATGGCCGTATCTGAAGGTCTGATGACAGATGAAAACCGCATTGTCCTGGTGGAAATGCCGGAAAAAGAAGGCTTGCCTATCCCCACAAAAGAGGAGATAAATACTATTTTTGAAAAAGTGGCTGCCAGTCAGATCGAACCTTATATAGAAACTGTTTTAACGGAGCCCTTGATTGCAGAACTGCCGGAACCTGGAGAAATTGTCGGGGAAAAAGAGTATCCTTCGGTGGGTGTCACAGAATGGACCCTTTCAAACGGGGCAAAAGTGGTACTCAAACCCACGGATTTCAAGGCCGATGAAATTGAATTTGCGGCTGTAAGTCCCGGAGGATGGAGCCTGGCGCCTACGGAAGACCTGGTCAGCGCCAAAATCGGGGCACAACTTATACAGCAAAGCGGATTGGGTGCTTACAATGCCACGGACCTTCAGAAGAAACTGGCCGGGAAGAATGTAAAAGTAAATCCCTATATTGCCATTCTCTCGGAAGGGATGCGTGGTAACAGCACGGTTTCAGATTCAAAGACCCTTTTCGAAATGATCTATTCCTATTTTGTCCAGCCCCGTGCGGACAGCAGTGCCTTTAATACCCTTGTTGAACAGTACAGGGCACGGCTTTATAATGCTGCTGCAGACCCGGAATCTGTTTATTATGACAGTGTGATGGCAATTATGTATGACCATCATCCCCGCCGGGAACCGATGTCCCTGGAAGATCTGGACAAGATGGATATGAAGACCGCTGTGGATTTCTATAAAGACCGGTATGCAGATGCCGGCGATTTCACCTTTGTGTTTGTCGGGAGTTTTACCCTCGATGAGATACGTCCTCTTGTAGAACAATATCTTGCCACCCTTCCAGCCCTGAACCGCGAGGAAAACTGGCGGGATGAAGGGGTTCGATTTGCCGAAGGCCCTCTTAAAAAAGAAATTTATCGGGGAGAGGAAGATAAAAGTATTAATTTTATGTTACTTCATAGTCCTTTTGAATATTCTCCCGCCGAGGAGTTTTATATCACAGCGATGAAAGATGTGGTGAAGGCGCGGTTAAGGGAGGTTATCCGTGAAGAAAGCAGCGGGACCTACGGCGTGTCTGTCCGGGGTAACATTTCACGGCTTCCCGTGGAAGAAACCTCTGTGCAGTTCTATTTTACCTGTGAACCGGCCCGGGTTGAAGAGTTGACAGATAAACTGGTTGATGAACTGGAACGGATCAAAGCAGGGGAACTGGATCCTGTGGCTGTTGAAAAGGTTCGGGAAATCGCCGTCCGTCAGCGGGAAAACAATCTGAAACAGAACAGATACTGGCTGAATGAACTGAAAAACATCTACTTTTATGGTGATAGCCCTGAAATACTCCTGGCCGTTGATGACTATATTCAAAACCTGTCCAAAGATATTGTGGTTGAAAAAGCCCGAACGTATCTCGACACAGATGAGTATATCCAGGTGGTTCTGTATCCACAAAAATAA
- a CDS encoding TonB-dependent receptor produces MDKAVIPEALIVLEDPKDDAFQMETMSDKEGFFMFRDVPPGRYKLAALKEGFYNNSLFDFDVLPDQSYDVTIRLINQKGRWNSEYCFMIGGIEVKAVEKDVIQSEMVTTRRIDSGEIDHLQADNLGDVLTLVPGVEKSRQIGLSSDQSIGIRKVANSYTTLSGNETFGTTVMVDGNVINNDAMITGMSSSLASGIDLRTIPADDIESVEVITGIPSVEYSNFADGVIKVNTKRGQVRSRLKGKFNPDTKGASFSSGLKVPFGGTLDYHVNYAYSERDIRKEGDEYHRFYLSTAYSGDALDKKLDYVLKGSYTRSLDDEKPTDANRVGRHSHDYRTTGGLILKYKPDPQLVYSNYFNVDMNRKNNYRSRWVNDQIDTVYGYIGELWEDGREWDINYKLLRDKTVKQKNGNETGTLYGLEFSYQKNTGSGVHLDSIYNYYGAYSTRRSYSFDDYPGFPKLSVYGERNWKWKVRDRSVEMMLGLRYDAINVRGLDISAGNDGISFLNARQGEFLSPRFNTRIELADGLFWRLGAGRSVKSISLSHVYRNSAYVQTFIDSQWVEVEYKQQNPDLKSYYTDKLETSLDWKATDWLGLTLTAYYQESKDQPSTMAYPVGYEINPDTLTSLTYSLMENTAWSKDRGVEFSLNTKRIKNLKFVFNATYRYSLRGEEGRYYDSSVDTSWEEIWVPNPETWKHKIILGQQTSYINQRLGVWLTVDLQYIPFDQKRTVYKSNSIETVLEDHPVTLYQGMTYWYDAERWEYGDHWVLNARLSKSVGQNTEVSLYVNNVFDDPGLWIDPFRGSIYELNVPIYYGLEVSTQW; encoded by the coding sequence ATGGATAAAGCCGTGATCCCCGAAGCGCTGATTGTGCTTGAGGATCCCAAGGATGATGCATTCCAGATGGAAACCATGTCGGACAAAGAAGGCTTTTTTATGTTCCGGGATGTTCCCCCGGGCCGGTATAAGCTGGCTGCCCTGAAAGAAGGCTTTTATAATAACAGCCTCTTTGATTTTGATGTGCTGCCGGATCAAAGCTATGACGTCACCATCCGCCTGATCAATCAAAAAGGGCGCTGGAATTCAGAATATTGTTTCATGATCGGCGGAATCGAAGTCAAAGCGGTGGAAAAAGATGTTATCCAGAGTGAAATGGTGACGACCCGCCGCATAGACAGCGGAGAAATTGATCACCTTCAGGCGGATAACCTGGGTGATGTGCTGACCCTTGTTCCCGGTGTGGAAAAATCCCGCCAAATTGGCCTGTCCTCTGATCAAAGCATCGGTATCCGGAAAGTGGCGAACAGCTATACCACCCTGTCCGGAAATGAGACCTTCGGAACAACGGTGATGGTGGACGGTAACGTGATCAATAATGATGCCATGATCACCGGCATGAGCAGCTCCCTTGCTTCCGGGATTGATTTACGGACGATCCCTGCCGACGATATCGAAAGTGTAGAAGTCATCACCGGTATTCCCTCTGTAGAGTACAGCAATTTTGCCGATGGCGTGATCAAGGTGAACACAAAGCGCGGACAGGTCCGGTCACGGCTGAAAGGGAAGTTCAATCCGGATACCAAAGGAGCCAGTTTCAGCAGTGGTTTAAAGGTGCCCTTTGGAGGGACCCTGGATTACCATGTAAACTATGCTTACAGCGAACGGGATATCCGGAAAGAGGGCGATGAATATCACCGCTTCTACCTGAGTACGGCTTACTCCGGCGATGCATTGGATAAAAAGCTGGATTACGTACTGAAAGGCAGTTATACACGATCTTTGGATGATGAGAAACCCACAGATGCCAACAGAGTGGGACGCCACAGCCATGATTACAGAACGACCGGCGGACTCATCCTGAAATACAAACCTGATCCTCAACTGGTATATTCCAATTATTTCAATGTGGATATGAACCGGAAAAACAACTATCGTAGCCGTTGGGTCAATGATCAGATTGACACGGTTTACGGGTATATTGGTGAACTTTGGGAAGATGGCAGAGAGTGGGATATCAATTATAAATTGCTCCGGGATAAAACAGTCAAACAAAAAAACGGAAATGAAACAGGGACGCTCTACGGGCTGGAATTCAGCTATCAGAAAAATACCGGAAGCGGTGTTCACCTGGATTCCATTTACAACTACTATGGTGCTTACAGCACGCGCAGGAGCTACTCCTTCGATGATTATCCCGGCTTCCCCAAACTCAGTGTCTATGGAGAAAGAAACTGGAAATGGAAGGTCAGGGACCGTTCTGTTGAGATGATGCTCGGACTAAGGTATGATGCAATCAATGTTCGGGGCCTGGACATCAGTGCCGGCAATGACGGCATCTCTTTTCTCAATGCACGGCAGGGAGAATTTCTGAGTCCCCGCTTTAATACCCGGATCGAACTGGCAGACGGCCTTTTTTGGCGCCTCGGCGCAGGACGCAGTGTCAAATCGATTTCCCTGAGTCATGTATACCGGAATTCAGCTTATGTGCAGACATTCATTGATTCCCAATGGGTCGAAGTGGAATATAAACAACAGAACCCGGATTTGAAGTCTTATTATACGGATAAGCTGGAAACCAGCCTGGACTGGAAAGCAACAGACTGGCTTGGACTGACTCTGACCGCATACTACCAGGAATCGAAAGATCAACCCTCTACAATGGCTTATCCCGTCGGATACGAAATCAATCCCGATACCCTTACCTCACTCACCTACAGCCTGATGGAAAACACGGCCTGGAGCAAGGACAGGGGGGTTGAATTCTCTCTGAATACCAAACGGATTAAAAACCTGAAATTTGTTTTCAATGCCACCTATCGTTATTCCCTCCGGGGTGAAGAAGGCCGCTATTACGACAGTTCTGTAGATACTTCATGGGAAGAAATCTGGGTCCCCAATCCGGAAACCTGGAAACATAAAATCATCCTCGGACAGCAAACATCTTATATTAACCAGAGACTGGGCGTTTGGCTTACAGTGGATCTCCAGTATATTCCCTTTGATCAGAAAAGAACGGTTTATAAATCAAATTCCATTGAAACAGTCCTCGAAGATCATCCGGTTACCCTCTATCAGGGGATGACATACTGGTATGATGCCGAACGCTGGGAATATGGTGATCACTGGGTTTTGAATGCCCGTTTAAGTAAATCGGTGGGGCAAAATACGGAAGTGTCTCTCTACGTGAATAACGTGTTTGATGACCCGGGATTATGGATCGATCCCTTCCGGGGAAGTATTTATGAATTGAATGTGCCCATTTATTACGGGCTGGAGGTCAGTACGCAATGGTGA
- a CDS encoding DUF4876 domain-containing protein — protein sequence MKQYTLLLSILFLFTWACVDVPEAPNSAHFNLKIQLQDTTVFSTGSFNSTEGATVTLLSLTDGNKLTTVTDSLGTASFSAVLPDRYSISVSRPLKTEEIWEVLNRNEMWTLNGDSSNVILFAEPGETLTVTVPLSRSRSGSLVISEIYYSGSKPDPIPNYFHDQFLEIYNNSETTQYLDSLIICDTDYGFAEDSYLHAIHAYMFPGTGTDYPLEPGEAVVIAQDAINHAQYNKSSIDLTDADFEYYVKDQGDVNNTDAVDMIQIHHKYGIDFLYSVFNDAILLVKVKDPYKHGYDNFERLLIPVTSVIDGVDYRENTSLMDKKRLSAAIDAGLAGGMPAYTTQSVSRIVDTVAVDGRVILKDSNNSSFDFITSQELTPGEVPQ from the coding sequence ATGAAGCAGTATACATTGTTACTCAGCATACTTTTCCTTTTTACCTGGGCATGTGTGGATGTCCCCGAAGCCCCGAATTCCGCCCATTTTAACCTGAAAATCCAGTTGCAGGATACAACGGTTTTCAGCACCGGATCCTTTAACAGCACGGAAGGAGCCACCGTAACCCTCCTCTCGCTGACTGACGGAAATAAGCTCACAACCGTTACTGATTCGTTGGGAACGGCCTCTTTTAGTGCCGTCCTTCCGGACCGGTACAGCATCTCTGTTTCCCGCCCACTGAAAACAGAAGAGATCTGGGAAGTCCTGAACCGGAACGAAATGTGGACCCTGAACGGGGATTCATCCAACGTGATTCTTTTTGCCGAACCCGGAGAAACCCTTACGGTAACCGTTCCCCTTTCCCGGTCCCGTTCCGGAAGCCTGGTGATTTCAGAAATTTATTACAGCGGCTCAAAACCCGATCCTATCCCCAATTATTTTCATGATCAGTTCCTGGAAATCTATAACAACTCAGAAACAACCCAGTATCTGGACAGCCTCATCATTTGTGATACAGACTATGGTTTTGCCGAGGATTCGTACCTTCATGCCATCCACGCCTACATGTTTCCCGGAACCGGGACCGATTATCCCCTGGAGCCCGGCGAGGCGGTGGTCATTGCCCAGGATGCCATTAATCACGCCCAATACAACAAGAGTTCCATCGATCTTACAGACGCGGATTTTGAATACTATGTGAAAGACCAGGGGGATGTGAACAACACCGATGCCGTGGATATGATCCAGATTCATCACAAGTATGGTATTGATTTTCTCTATTCGGTTTTTAATGATGCGATTCTTCTTGTAAAAGTAAAAGACCCCTATAAACACGGTTATGATAATTTTGAACGCTTATTGATTCCCGTGACCAGTGTGATTGACGGGGTAGATTATCGGGAAAACACGTCCCTGATGGATAAAAAGCGGTTGAGTGCTGCCATCGATGCCGGACTTGCAGGAGGGATGCCGGCCTATACAACCCAGTCTGTTTCCCGGATTGTGGATACGGTGGCCGTGGATGGACGGGTCATCCTGAAAGACAGCAACAACAGCAGTTTTGATTTCATCACCAGCCAGGAGCTCACGCCCGGGGAGGTGCCCCAATGA